The Populus alba chromosome 6, ASM523922v2, whole genome shotgun sequence genome contains a region encoding:
- the LOC118050167 gene encoding putative F-box protein PP2-B12 gives MQLKRKERTLEKKVRMTSLNVLPEGCIANVLAFTGPRDACRLSIVSSLFKSAEESDVVWERFLPRDYQSIIFTSDSYVLLSSLSSKKELYLRLCEKPIIIDDGKKSFSLVKKSGKKCYMLSARDLMIVWGDTPTYWRWNSDSSSRFGEVAELIGVCWLEIRGKINATMLSPATMYAAYLVFKPKEGAYGLDYQPVEVGVGLVGSENGKRNMYLDSQRGRAHRYHLVRRRTGLHNRSRIVGMQEPVPASENNGQHPKERGDGWLEIELGEFFCKEGEDGELEMSVQEVKSGDWKGGLTVEGIEIRPKEG, from the exons ATGCAACTCAAACGGAAAGAAAGAACCTTGGAGAAGAAGGTACGTATGACGTCGTTGAACGTGCTGCCTGAAGGATGCATAGCCAACGTTTTGGCGTTCACCGGCCCGAGGGATGCTTGTCGGCTGTCCATTGTTTCTTCCTTGTTTAAGTCTGCGGAAGAATCTGATGTTGTGTGGGAAAGGTTTCTTCCTCGTGATTATCAATCTATCATATTTACATCCGATAGTTATGTTCTGTTGTCTTCTCTTTCTTCCAAGAAAGAACTCTATCTCAGGCTTTGTGAGAAGCCCATAATTATCGATGATGGCAAAAAG AGCTTTTCATTGGTAAAAAAGAGTGGGAAGAAATGCTACATGCTGTCGGCAAGAGACCTGATGATTGTATGGGGTGACACTCCTACTTATTGGAGATGGAATTCTGATTCTTCTTCCAG GTTTGGGGAAGTGGCAGAGCTGATTGGTGTATGTTGGCTTGAAATTCGTGGCAAAATTAATGCAACTATGCTATCTCCAGCAACGATGTACGCAGCATACCTTGTGTTCAAGCCAAAAGAAGGAGCTTATGGGCTGGATTACCAGCCCGTGGAGGTTGGGGTGGGGCTTGTTGGTAGTGAAAATGGTAAGAGAAATATGTATTTGGACTCACAGAGAGGTCGAGCACATCGATATCATCTTGTAAGAAGGCGCACTGGGTTGCACAACCGCAGCCGTATTGTGGGGATGCAAGAACCTGTGCCTGCTAGTGAAAACAATGGACAGCATCCGAAGGAAAGGGGAGACGGGTGGCTGGAGATTGAGTTGGGTGAGTTCTTTTGCAAGGAAGGGGAAGATGGAGAACTGGAAATGAGTGTTCAAGAGGTGAAGAGTGGTGATTGGAAAGGTGGTCTGACTGTTGAGGGGATTGAGATTAGGCCAAAAGAAGGATAA
- the LOC118050132 gene encoding uncharacterized protein isoform X1 has translation MDNQTSPRSRGSIRISTSELRRRAVQSNEESLLPPPQRAPPGELPPPLVERPPPPPPVELPPRVAKCLELPPPQYKHNARGTPPRHTSDHKAPHVPPVENGSEAQNQSKVKDEPTPTPTLAQLRLCCPCPSRRYLISLRTTITTTIPTIDPPPLPPALPLTTTITIPIPAPPTPPPPTTTTPPAPPTPPPPTTITITTPALHSPFIPGLEAQNQSEGKGESRLQQSAQAQSNEETTEWALLITSVLLEAMSAVFDQVGHALTGMVIAFLALFFSSLDFIFKARKEGVQSSQPFGGLLEYFGLAAAVWQCFNSTMGYIYTRKNQQNPIKMCLLPFMFALCVLIFRIIKCRT, from the exons ATGGACAATCAGACAAGCCCCAGGAGTAGAGGAAGTATAAGGATCTCTACCTCCGAACTTCGCAGACGTGCAGTCCAGAGCAACGAAGAGAGTTTGTTACCCCCGCCTCAACGTGCTCCTCCTGGCGagcttcctcctcctcttgtCGAgcgtcctcctcctcctcctcctgtcGAGCTTCCTCCTCGTGTTGCCAAGTGTCTCGAGCTTCCTCCTCCTCAGTATAAACACAATGCG AGGGGGACACCACCCAGACACACCTCGGACCACAAGGCTCCTCATGTGCCACCCGTTGAAAATGGCTCGGAGGCTCAAAACCAATCTAAAGTGAAAGATGAGCCTACTCCTACTCCTACTCTTGCCCAGCTTCGTCTTTGTTGTCCTTGTCCTTCTCGTCGTTATCTTATTTCTCTTcgtactactattactactactattccTACTATTGacccgcctcctcttcctcctgcCCTTCCtcttactactactattactattccTATTCCTGCCCCGcctactcctcctcctcctactaCTACTACTCCTCCTGCCCCGcctactcctcctcctcctactactattactattactactccTGCCCTGCATTCTCCTTTTATTCCTGGCTTGGAGGCTCAAAACCAATCTGAAGGGAAAGGTGAGTCGAGATTACAGCAATCTGCTCAAGCTCAAAGCAATGAG GAAACAACAGAGTGGGCTTTGTTAATCACCAGCGTACTTCTAGAGGCCATGTCTGCAGTTTTTGATCAGGTGGGGCACGCGTTGACGGGCATGGTGATAGCATTTCTCGCTTTGTTTTTTTCCAGCCTTGATTTCATTTTTAAGGCACGAAAGGAAGGAGTTCAGAGTAGCCAACCCTTTGGTGGTCTCCTGGAGTATTTTGGACTTGCAGCTGCTGTATGGCAATGCTTTAACTCCACCATGGGGTATATTTATACTCGGAAGAATCAACAGAATCCAATAAAGATGTGTTTGTTACCTTTTATGTTTGCGTTGTGCGTGCTGATTTTTAGGATAATCAAGTGCCGCACATGA
- the LOC118050132 gene encoding uncharacterized protein isoform X2, with protein MDNQTSPRSRGSIRISTSELRRRAVQSNEESLLPPPQRAPPGELPPPLVERPPPPPPVELPPRVAKCLELPPPQYKHNARGTPPRHTSDHKAPHVPPVENGSEAQNQSKVKDEPTPTPTLAQLRLCCPCPSRRYLISLRTTITTTIPTIDPPPLPPALPLTTTITIPIPAPPTPPPPTTTTPPAPPTPPPPTTITITTPALHSPFIPGLEAQNQSEGKGNNRVGFVNHQRTSRGHVCSF; from the exons ATGGACAATCAGACAAGCCCCAGGAGTAGAGGAAGTATAAGGATCTCTACCTCCGAACTTCGCAGACGTGCAGTCCAGAGCAACGAAGAGAGTTTGTTACCCCCGCCTCAACGTGCTCCTCCTGGCGagcttcctcctcctcttgtCGAgcgtcctcctcctcctcctcctgtcGAGCTTCCTCCTCGTGTTGCCAAGTGTCTCGAGCTTCCTCCTCCTCAGTATAAACACAATGCG AGGGGGACACCACCCAGACACACCTCGGACCACAAGGCTCCTCATGTGCCACCCGTTGAAAATGGCTCGGAGGCTCAAAACCAATCTAAAGTGAAAGATGAGCCTACTCCTACTCCTACTCTTGCCCAGCTTCGTCTTTGTTGTCCTTGTCCTTCTCGTCGTTATCTTATTTCTCTTcgtactactattactactactattccTACTATTGacccgcctcctcttcctcctgcCCTTCCtcttactactactattactattccTATTCCTGCCCCGcctactcctcctcctcctactaCTACTACTCCTCCTGCCCCGcctactcctcctcctcctactactattactattactactccTGCCCTGCATTCTCCTTTTATTCCTGGCTTGGAGGCTCAAAACCAATCTGAAGGGAAAG GAAACAACAGAGTGGGCTTTGTTAATCACCAGCGTACTTCTAGAGGCCATGTCTGCAGTTTTTGA